In one window of Pseudomonas sp. IAC-BECa141 DNA:
- a CDS encoding type IV pilin protein encodes MRRSNRGFTLIEIMIVIAIIGIVITIGYPSLTEYVKKGRRADVVSNLSEQAQILERFYSKNNVYTGVTGLSTGNDFYTITPTITDQTFLLTATRKTGTAMATDKCGDFTLTNTGVRSMNNATTGLTTKDCWGR; translated from the coding sequence ATGCGCAGATCCAACCGAGGTTTCACCCTGATCGAAATCATGATCGTGATTGCGATCATCGGTATCGTCATCACCATCGGCTATCCGAGCCTCACCGAATATGTGAAGAAGGGCCGCCGCGCCGACGTGGTCAGCAACTTGTCGGAACAGGCACAGATCCTCGAGCGCTTCTATTCGAAGAACAACGTCTACACCGGTGTCACCGGGTTGAGCACCGGCAACGATTTCTACACCATCACGCCGACGATCACCGATCAGACCTTCCTGCTGACCGCGACCCGCAAGACCGGCACGGCGATGGCCACTGACAAGTGCGGGGATTTCACCCTCACCAACACTGGCGTCAGAAGCATGAACAACGCGACCACCGGGCTGACCACCAAGGATTGCTGGGGCCGCTGA
- a CDS encoding outer membrane protein assembly factor BamD → MQVKHLLLIAILALTAACSSKEVVDENLSEAELYQQAQQDLDNNSYTSATAKLKALESRYPFGRYADQAQLELIYANYKNAEPEAAKSAAERFIRLHPQHPNVDYAYYLKGLTSFDQDVGLLARFLPLDMTKRDPGAARDSYNEFAQLTSRYPNSRYAPDAKQRMIYLRNLLAAYEIHVADYYLTRQAYVAAANRGRYVVENFQETPSVGDGLAVMTEAYQRLHLDELAATSLETLKLNYPNHPSLQDGQFVPRVAEADNRSFLSKATLGLIESRPPLPPGETRANQDVQKQFQDAKDAIPNELKPKDENGDVIEEPEPESSDSDRSIFSYLTFGLFD, encoded by the coding sequence ATGCAAGTGAAACACCTGCTGCTGATCGCCATCCTCGCATTGACCGCTGCTTGCTCATCGAAGGAAGTCGTAGACGAAAACCTGAGTGAAGCCGAGCTGTACCAGCAGGCTCAACAGGACCTGGATAACAACAGCTACACCAGCGCCACAGCCAAGCTGAAGGCCCTGGAGTCGCGTTATCCGTTCGGTCGCTATGCCGATCAGGCGCAGTTGGAGCTGATCTACGCCAACTACAAGAACGCCGAGCCGGAAGCTGCAAAGTCCGCTGCCGAGCGTTTCATTCGTCTGCATCCGCAGCACCCGAACGTGGATTACGCCTACTACCTGAAGGGCCTGACTTCGTTCGACCAGGACGTCGGCCTGCTGGCGCGCTTCCTGCCGCTGGACATGACCAAGCGTGACCCGGGTGCCGCTCGTGACTCCTACAACGAGTTCGCCCAGCTGACCAGCCGCTACCCGAACAGCCGCTACGCGCCGGACGCCAAGCAGCGCATGATCTACCTGCGCAACCTGCTGGCCGCCTACGAAATCCATGTGGCCGACTACTACCTGACCCGTCAGGCTTATGTCGCCGCTGCCAACCGTGGTCGTTATGTAGTGGAAAACTTCCAGGAAACCCCATCGGTCGGTGACGGCCTGGCGGTGATGACCGAAGCCTATCAGCGTCTGCATCTGGACGAACTGGCGGCCACCAGCCTGGAAACCCTGAAGCTCAACTACCCGAACCATCCGAGCCTGCAGGACGGCCAGTTCGTACCTCGCGTTGCCGAAGCAGACAACCGCTCGTTCCTGAGCAAGGCCACGCTGGGCCTGATCGAATCCCGTCCGCCGCTGCCGCCGGGAGAAACCCGCGCCAACCAGGACGTGCAGAAACAGTTCCAGGATGCGAAAGACGCGATCCCGAACGAGCTCAAGCCGAAAGACGAAAACGGCGACGTGATCGAAGAGCCGGAACCGGAGTCGAGCGACAGCGATCGTTCCATCTTCAGCTACCTGACCTTCGGTCTGTTCGACTGA
- a CDS encoding PP0621 family protein, which produces MLRLLFWIALIAAAVWLWRKFNSPASSARSPREQDAAPMVRCAHCGVHLPRDRALNLQQQWYCSQAHLEQGPGSSER; this is translated from the coding sequence ATGCTTCGTTTACTGTTCTGGATTGCCTTGATCGCCGCCGCTGTCTGGTTGTGGCGCAAATTCAATTCCCCCGCCTCGTCCGCCCGATCACCTCGCGAACAGGATGCCGCGCCGATGGTGCGTTGCGCCCATTGCGGCGTGCACCTGCCCCGCGACCGCGCGCTGAATCTTCAACAACAGTGGTATTGCAGCCAGGCTCACCTTGAGCAAGGCCCAGGCTCCAGTGAGCGCTGA
- a CDS encoding sigma-54-dependent transcriptional regulator yields MNTSPRQKILIVDDEPDIRELLEITLGRMKLDTFSARNLAEAQALLHRETFALCLTDMRLPDGTGLELVQHIQQRYPQLPVAMITAYGSLETAINALKAGAFDFLTKPVDLTRLRELVGSALRMPAPGNVCTSIDRRLLGDSPPMRNLRKQIDKLARSQAPVYISGESGSGKELVARLIHEQGPRASQPFVPVNCGAIPSELMESEFFGHRKGSFSGAVEDKPGLFQAAHGGTLFLDEVADLPLPMQVKLLRAIQEKAVRSVGGQQETVVDVRILCATHKDLDAEVAAERFRQDLYYRLNVIELRVPSLRERREDIEALAGHMLKRLASGTGQPAARLHPHALEALKNYRFPGNVRELENVLERAHTLCENRMIEAEDLRLIEGNGTAEGGIADLTQIDNLEDYLESVERKLILQALEETRWNRTAAAQRLSLSFRSMRYRLKKLGLD; encoded by the coding sequence TTGAACACGAGCCCACGGCAAAAAATCCTCATCGTCGACGACGAGCCGGATATCCGCGAACTCCTGGAAATCACCCTGGGACGGATGAAACTCGACACCTTCAGCGCACGCAATCTCGCAGAAGCTCAGGCGCTGCTGCATCGCGAAACCTTCGCTCTGTGCCTGACCGACATGCGCCTGCCCGACGGCACCGGCCTGGAGCTGGTGCAGCACATTCAGCAACGTTATCCACAACTGCCGGTCGCGATGATCACCGCCTACGGCAGCCTGGAAACGGCGATCAACGCTCTGAAGGCCGGGGCCTTCGACTTCCTGACCAAACCGGTGGACCTGACGCGCCTGCGCGAGCTGGTCGGCTCGGCGTTGCGCATGCCGGCGCCGGGCAATGTCTGCACTTCGATCGACCGGCGGTTGCTTGGCGACTCACCGCCGATGCGCAACTTGCGCAAACAGATCGACAAACTGGCCCGCAGCCAGGCACCGGTCTATATCAGCGGCGAGTCCGGCAGCGGCAAGGAGCTGGTGGCCCGTCTGATTCATGAACAGGGCCCGCGCGCCAGCCAGCCGTTTGTGCCGGTGAACTGTGGGGCGATTCCTTCAGAGTTGATGGAAAGCGAATTTTTCGGCCATCGCAAAGGCAGTTTCAGCGGCGCAGTGGAGGATAAACCGGGGCTGTTCCAGGCGGCCCATGGCGGCACGCTGTTTCTCGATGAAGTGGCGGATCTGCCGCTGCCGATGCAGGTCAAGCTGCTGCGGGCGATCCAGGAAAAAGCCGTGCGCAGCGTCGGCGGCCAGCAGGAAACCGTGGTCGATGTGCGCATCCTCTGTGCGACGCACAAGGACCTCGACGCGGAAGTGGCTGCCGAGCGTTTTCGTCAGGACCTGTATTACCGGCTGAACGTGATCGAGTTGCGTGTACCGTCTCTGCGCGAGCGTCGCGAGGACATCGAAGCGCTGGCCGGCCATATGCTCAAGCGCCTGGCCAGTGGCACCGGGCAACCGGCGGCACGGCTCCATCCTCATGCCCTTGAGGCGCTGAAAAACTACCGTTTCCCTGGCAACGTGAGGGAACTGGAGAACGTGCTTGAGCGGGCGCACACCCTGTGTGAAAACCGCATGATCGAGGCCGAAGATCTACGTCTGATCGAAGGCAACGGCACCGCCGAGGGCGGTATTGCCGATCTCACCCAGATCGACAACCTCGAAGACTATCTTGAGAGCGTAGAGCGCAAACTGATTTTGCAGGCGCTGGAGGAAACCCGCTGGAATCGCACGGCGGCGGCGCAGCGGTTGAGTCTGTCGTTTCGGTCGATGCGCTACAGGCTCAAGAAGCTGGGCCTGGACTGA
- the pgeF gene encoding peptidoglycan editing factor PgeF produces MNWLTPDWPAPASVKACVTTREGGVSEAPFDSLNLGDHVDDRPEAVAENRRRLTEHFSIKPAWLQQVHGIAVAHADPSVVATADASWTATPGIACAAMTADCLPALFCDRAGTRVAAAHAGWRGLAAGVLEATLDSLDVAAEDILVWLGPAIGPQAFEVGPEVREVFINQLPEAETAFVPSHNAGKFMADIYKLARLRLAVRGVTAVYGGGFCTVTDPRFFSYRRASRTGRFASLVWLESPDAR; encoded by the coding sequence ATGAACTGGCTGACGCCGGACTGGCCTGCGCCGGCCAGCGTCAAGGCCTGTGTCACCACCCGCGAGGGCGGCGTCAGCGAGGCGCCGTTCGACAGCCTCAACCTGGGCGATCACGTCGATGACCGCCCGGAGGCCGTCGCCGAAAACCGTCGGCGCCTGACCGAACACTTCTCCATAAAACCTGCCTGGTTGCAGCAAGTGCACGGGATTGCCGTGGCGCATGCGGATCCGTCCGTGGTGGCCACGGCGGATGCCAGCTGGACCGCAACACCAGGCATCGCTTGTGCAGCGATGACTGCCGATTGCCTGCCGGCGCTTTTCTGCGATCGTGCCGGTACTCGCGTGGCGGCGGCGCACGCGGGCTGGCGTGGTTTGGCGGCTGGCGTGCTGGAAGCCACGCTGGACAGTCTGGATGTTGCCGCTGAGGACATTCTGGTCTGGCTCGGCCCGGCCATCGGCCCGCAAGCCTTCGAAGTCGGCCCGGAAGTCCGGGAAGTCTTCATCAATCAATTGCCTGAAGCCGAGACAGCCTTTGTCCCGAGCCACAACGCCGGCAAGTTCATGGCTGACATCTATAAGCTGGCGCGGCTGCGTCTGGCGGTTCGCGGTGTCACTGCTGTTTATGGCGGCGGTTTCTGTACCGTGACCGATCCGCGCTTCTTCTCTTATCGCCGTGCATCGCGCACTGGTCGCTTCGCCTCCCTCGTTTGGCTTGAGTCGCCCGACGCCCGCTAA
- the thiO gene encoding glycine oxidase ThiO — translation MTRQQQVVIVGGGVIGLLTAYNLASEVGSVVLLDRSNVGQESSWAGGGIVSPLYPWRYSPAVTALAHWSQDFYPQLGERLFADTGVDPEVHTTGLYWLDLDDEAEALAWAARENRPLRAVDISAAHDAVPVLGGGFSRAIYMADVANVRNPRLVKSLKAALQALPNVTIHEQCEVSGFVREGERVVGVQTSTGVIAGDQIVLTAGAWSGELLKTLNLSLPVEPVKGQMILYKCAADFLPSMVLAKGRYAIPRRDGHILIGSTLEHEGFDKTPTDNALESLKASAVELLPALVEAEVVGHWAGLRPGSPEGIPYIGRVPGFDGLWLNCGHYRNGLVLAPASCQLFADVMLGRAPIIDPAPYAPAGRI, via the coding sequence ATGACCAGGCAACAGCAAGTGGTGATTGTCGGTGGCGGGGTGATTGGCCTGCTCACTGCGTACAACCTCGCCTCCGAGGTCGGCAGCGTGGTGCTGCTGGATCGTTCGAACGTCGGCCAGGAATCGTCCTGGGCCGGCGGCGGTATCGTGTCTCCGCTGTACCCGTGGCGCTACAGCCCGGCCGTCACCGCACTGGCGCACTGGTCGCAGGATTTTTATCCACAGCTGGGCGAGCGCCTTTTTGCCGATACCGGGGTCGATCCCGAAGTGCACACCACCGGCCTGTACTGGCTGGATCTGGATGACGAAGCCGAAGCGTTGGCGTGGGCTGCGCGGGAAAACCGCCCGTTGCGGGCTGTGGATATCTCGGCGGCGCATGATGCGGTGCCGGTGCTCGGTGGTGGTTTTTCCCGGGCGATCTATATGGCCGATGTGGCCAACGTGCGCAATCCACGACTGGTGAAGTCTTTGAAAGCGGCGTTGCAGGCGCTGCCGAATGTAACGATTCACGAGCAGTGCGAAGTCAGCGGGTTTGTCCGTGAAGGCGAACGGGTGGTGGGCGTGCAGACTTCCACCGGTGTGATCGCTGGCGATCAGATCGTGTTGACGGCGGGCGCGTGGAGCGGCGAATTGCTCAAGACTCTGAATCTTTCGCTGCCAGTGGAGCCGGTCAAGGGCCAGATGATTCTCTACAAGTGTGCGGCGGATTTCCTGCCGAGCATGGTGCTGGCCAAGGGGCGCTACGCGATTCCGCGCCGTGACGGACACATTCTGATCGGCAGCACGCTGGAGCACGAAGGCTTCGACAAGACCCCGACTGACAACGCGCTGGAAAGCCTAAAGGCATCGGCAGTCGAGTTGTTGCCGGCGCTGGTGGAGGCTGAAGTGGTGGGGCATTGGGCCGGGCTGCGACCGGGTTCACCCGAAGGGATTCCATACATTGGCCGGGTTCCGGGGTTTGACGGTCTGTGGCTGAACTGCGGGCATTACCGCAATGGGCTGGTGCTGGCGCCGGCGTCCTGTCAGTTGTTTGCCGACGTAATGCTGGGCCGTGCGCCGATCATTGATCCAGCGCCGTATGCACCGGCCGGACGGATCTAG
- a CDS encoding ATP-binding protein, with the protein MSAEADNADSKQAQRLLRLYHLYRLSVGITLVLLISSNMDNRLLNSTNDEWLRNGSWLYLVLNILLVVFLENIRRPAQLFGLALVDILLLCGVFYAAGGVASAIGNLLIVSVAISNTLLRRRIGLLIAAIATLGIVGLSFLLSFSHPLSANDYLQAGTLGALCFAASLLVQGLMRRLEVSENLAEQRASEVVGLETLNALILQRMRTGILVLDEQRRVQLANHSAKTLLGQTHLEGELIDEHSSALVERLQLWLNNPTLRPQSLKIGGNGVELQPSFIALEQSPNRQTLVFLEDLAQIAQQAQQLKLAALGRLTAGIAHEIRNPLGAISHAAQLLRESEELDGADRRLTQIIQDHSQRMNRVIENVLQLSRRQQSAPQRLDLKPWLEQFVNESREQAGERQHIHLHIGPGDFRTLMDPGQLTQILDNLLRNGWRHSALLHDPAEVWLTLLIDPESTLAVLEVQDNGPGVPLDQQAHLFEPFFTTSSQGTGLGLYLSRELCESNQARLDFKSRQGGGCFRITFAHGRKQS; encoded by the coding sequence GTGAGCGCTGAGGCCGACAACGCCGACAGCAAACAGGCCCAGCGACTGCTGCGCCTCTATCATCTGTACCGTTTGAGTGTCGGCATCACCCTGGTGTTGCTGATCTCCAGCAACATGGACAACCGCCTGCTGAACTCGACCAACGACGAGTGGCTGCGCAATGGCAGCTGGTTGTACCTGGTGCTGAACATCCTGCTAGTGGTGTTCCTCGAGAACATCCGCCGCCCCGCCCAGTTGTTCGGCCTGGCACTGGTCGACATCCTGCTGCTGTGTGGCGTGTTCTATGCGGCCGGCGGCGTGGCCAGCGCGATCGGCAACCTGCTGATCGTCTCGGTGGCCATCAGCAACACCTTGCTGCGACGACGTATCGGTTTGCTGATCGCCGCCATCGCCACCCTCGGCATCGTCGGGCTCAGCTTTCTGCTGAGTTTCAGCCATCCCCTGAGCGCCAACGATTATCTCCAGGCCGGCACACTCGGCGCCCTGTGCTTCGCAGCGTCATTGCTGGTGCAAGGATTGATGCGCCGTCTGGAGGTCAGCGAGAACCTGGCCGAGCAGCGCGCCAGCGAAGTCGTTGGGCTCGAAACCCTCAACGCGCTGATCCTGCAACGCATGCGCACCGGCATTCTGGTGCTCGACGAACAGCGCCGGGTGCAACTGGCCAACCACAGCGCCAAGACCCTGCTGGGCCAGACACACCTTGAAGGCGAGTTGATCGACGAGCACTCGAGCGCATTGGTCGAGCGCCTGCAACTGTGGCTGAACAACCCGACGCTGCGCCCGCAAAGCCTGAAGATCGGCGGCAACGGTGTGGAGCTGCAACCGAGCTTCATTGCCCTGGAACAGAGTCCGAACCGCCAGACCCTGGTATTTCTCGAAGACCTCGCACAGATCGCCCAGCAGGCCCAGCAATTGAAACTCGCCGCGCTGGGCCGGCTGACCGCCGGTATCGCCCATGAAATCCGCAATCCGCTGGGGGCCATCAGTCATGCCGCGCAGCTGTTGCGGGAGTCCGAGGAACTCGACGGCGCGGATCGGCGTCTGACGCAGATCATTCAAGACCACTCCCAACGCATGAACCGAGTCATCGAAAACGTCCTGCAACTGTCCCGCCGCCAGCAGAGCGCACCGCAACGGCTGGATCTCAAGCCGTGGCTGGAGCAGTTCGTCAACGAGAGCCGCGAACAGGCCGGCGAGCGCCAGCACATTCACCTGCACATCGGTCCGGGGGACTTTCGCACGCTGATGGATCCTGGCCAGCTCACACAGATTCTCGACAATCTGTTACGCAACGGCTGGCGCCATAGCGCCCTTTTGCACGATCCGGCCGAGGTCTGGCTGACGCTGCTGATCGACCCCGAAAGCACGCTGGCCGTGCTCGAGGTGCAGGACAATGGCCCTGGCGTGCCGCTGGATCAGCAGGCTCACCTGTTCGAACCGTTTTTTACCACCAGCAGCCAGGGCACCGGCCTTGGGCTTTATCTGTCCCGTGAGCTGTGCGAAAGCAATCAAGCGCGCCTAGACTTCAAATCACGCCAAGGCGGCGGCTGCTTTCGCATCACCTTTGCTCACGGACGGAAACAAAGTTGA
- the rluD gene encoding 23S rRNA pseudouridine(1911/1915/1917) synthase RluD, whose amino-acid sequence MSDKIELRAEVPSELGGQRLDQVAAQLFAEHSRSRLSAWIKEGRLTVDGAVIRPRDIVHGGAILELTAEQEAQGEWVAQDIELDIVYEDDDILVINKPAGLVVHPAAGHADGTLLNALLHHVPDIINVPRAGIVHRLDKDTTGLMVVAKTIQAQTKLVAQLQSRSVSRIYECIVIGVVTAGGKINAPIGRHGQQRQRMAVMEGGKPAVSHYRVLERFRSHTHVRVKLETGRTHQIRVHMAHINFPLVGDPAYGGRFRIPPAASQTMVESLKHFPRQALHARFLELDHPTTGERMSWESPLPEDLVWLLTLLKQDREAFVG is encoded by the coding sequence ATGTCCGATAAAATTGAACTTCGCGCAGAGGTGCCGTCCGAATTGGGCGGCCAACGCCTCGATCAAGTCGCCGCCCAACTCTTCGCCGAGCACTCGCGCTCGCGCCTTTCCGCCTGGATCAAAGAAGGTCGCCTGACTGTGGACGGGGCGGTCATCCGCCCGCGCGACATCGTTCATGGCGGTGCCATCCTTGAGCTGACTGCCGAGCAGGAGGCCCAGGGTGAATGGGTCGCTCAGGACATCGAACTCGACATCGTCTATGAAGACGACGACATTCTGGTGATCAACAAGCCTGCCGGCCTGGTGGTGCACCCTGCCGCCGGTCACGCTGATGGCACCTTGCTCAACGCCTTGCTGCACCACGTGCCGGACATCATCAATGTCCCGCGCGCCGGTATCGTGCATCGTCTGGACAAGGACACCACCGGTCTGATGGTGGTGGCCAAGACCATTCAGGCGCAGACCAAACTGGTCGCCCAGCTGCAAAGCCGCAGCGTCAGCCGGATCTACGAGTGCATCGTGATCGGCGTGGTCACCGCCGGCGGCAAGATCAATGCCCCGATCGGCCGTCACGGCCAGCAGCGTCAGCGCATGGCGGTGATGGAAGGCGGCAAGCCTGCCGTCAGCCACTACCGCGTGCTGGAGCGCTTCCGTTCCCACACTCATGTACGGGTGAAGCTGGAAACCGGTCGTACTCACCAGATTCGCGTACATATGGCACACATCAACTTCCCGTTGGTCGGTGACCCGGCGTACGGCGGTCGTTTCCGCATTCCGCCGGCTGCGAGCCAGACCATGGTCGAATCCCTAAAGCACTTCCCGCGTCAGGCCCTGCACGCGCGGTTCCTCGAGCTGGATCACCCGACCACCGGTGAACGCATGAGCTGGGAATCGCCGCTTCCGGAAGATCTGGTGTGGTTGCTGACCCTGCTCAAGCAGGATCGCGAGGCATTCGTCGGATGA
- a CDS encoding pilus assembly protein, which translates to MRSTERRFKWLSLLLGMLTGLYLTAPAYAFTPSDSPLLSAAAVPPNVMLMIDDSGSMNSIIYATGFDPTVDRTAARQCNAVIGLCLSSTAITGDTIFLSSLPTSGCSGGAYAFYNNSLTPLCLKLPDPVGSGNTRYSADYISYVVGLAISNGTRDFTTGAIPNDYRINVARNVSTALVTSNRNLRMGLATFNPATSNNPGNGGFIARSISDLSPVSGSVTQAQADTNYNALISSINGLNAVANTPLAETYYEITRYMRGMAPYYNSTPSTYTSPIQYRCQKNYGVVITDGLPTYDRTFPSNDPLGGSRLPNWDGINNDGNNLNGDGEGDTLYLDDIAKFAFDIDMRFSGTDAAGKSWNAVDFPRQYMNTYTVGFTASNDMLSDAADYGQGRYYQATDSAGLNAALSSALSDITSKAGSGGAGVTSGTTLTSSSSFYQTTYDPKDWRGTIKSFGFTSAGAVNTSAVQWTTDTAIVPGATAPTYQSWNSLSNTAITLAYGTFSPAQQTVLSQGLPTGISGIDLVEWSKGTNKTGLKVRSVLLGDIINSPLVLASPTEKTASDLAGDTTYSTYLTTKAANMNASLVVNANDGFVSVINSANGTRRYAYMPSSVLPSLRLIADPNYVNGVSHKFLVDGQLGVFDAQFGTVWKTLAIGGTGAGGKTFYGLQLFDASAGNVIRALWEVSAPAAASTSNAFNDLGYAYARPEVARLADGRWAAFIANGYGSNSGVAALYVLDVRDGSLIRKIVIDSTETNNGLSSVKLRVNSQNVVQAAYGGDLKGRLWKFDLSATASDSWGVAFSGKPLFTTAGGATQPITAQPLLADNALGGKQIFVGTGKFNETADKTNKDLQAFYSVWDADGGSGQITVSSLQAQAITGVFSGSSGQFVTTSQNDTTYPAEKGWYLPLVYNNALTGERVINQASLVLGRIVFTTASVDTNDPCSSFGTGKLIELDAFSGKMLNYAVLDTNADGVVDSNDTISSGVVFTGGIPTLNAIVNGATRKIETDSSGGITTLVEKGGGGSRRIMWRQIQ; encoded by the coding sequence CGGCAGTGCAACGCGGTCATCGGCCTGTGCCTGAGCTCAACTGCCATCACCGGCGATACGATCTTCCTGTCGAGCCTGCCGACCTCCGGCTGCTCCGGCGGCGCCTATGCCTTCTACAACAACAGCCTGACGCCACTCTGCCTGAAATTGCCGGATCCGGTAGGCAGCGGCAACACCCGCTATTCGGCCGATTACATTTCCTATGTGGTCGGGCTGGCGATCAGCAACGGCACGCGCGACTTCACCACCGGGGCGATTCCCAACGATTACCGGATCAACGTGGCGCGCAATGTTTCCACTGCACTGGTCACCAGCAACCGCAACCTGCGCATGGGGCTGGCGACCTTCAACCCGGCCACCAGCAACAACCCCGGCAATGGTGGTTTCATTGCGCGCTCCATCAGCGACCTGTCACCGGTCAGCGGTAGCGTGACCCAGGCTCAGGCTGACACCAACTACAACGCACTGATTTCCTCGATCAACGGCCTGAACGCGGTGGCCAACACGCCTCTGGCCGAGACCTATTACGAAATCACCCGCTACATGCGCGGGATGGCGCCGTACTACAACAGCACGCCGAGCACTTACACCAGCCCGATCCAGTACCGCTGCCAGAAAAACTACGGGGTGGTTATCACCGACGGCCTGCCGACTTACGACCGCACCTTTCCGAGCAACGACCCGCTCGGCGGCAGTCGCCTGCCGAACTGGGACGGCATCAACAATGACGGGAACAATCTGAACGGGGACGGGGAGGGCGATACGCTGTATCTGGACGATATCGCCAAGTTCGCCTTCGACATCGATATGCGTTTCTCCGGAACCGACGCGGCGGGCAAGAGCTGGAATGCGGTGGATTTTCCCCGGCAGTACATGAATACCTACACCGTGGGTTTTACCGCTTCCAACGACATGCTCTCGGACGCCGCCGATTACGGACAGGGCCGCTACTACCAGGCGACCGACAGCGCCGGTTTGAATGCCGCATTGTCTTCGGCGTTGAGTGATATCACCTCCAAGGCGGGTTCCGGCGGTGCGGGTGTGACCAGCGGCACCACGCTGACCAGTAGCAGCAGTTTTTACCAGACCACCTATGACCCGAAGGATTGGCGCGGCACGATCAAGTCGTTTGGCTTTACCTCCGCCGGGGCGGTCAATACCTCGGCCGTGCAGTGGACCACCGATACCGCCATCGTGCCTGGCGCCACCGCGCCGACCTACCAGTCGTGGAATTCCCTGAGCAACACGGCGATAACGCTGGCCTATGGCACCTTCTCCCCGGCCCAGCAGACTGTTCTCAGTCAGGGTTTGCCCACCGGCATCAGCGGTATCGACCTGGTCGAATGGAGCAAGGGCACCAACAAGACCGGGCTCAAAGTGCGCAGTGTGTTGCTTGGGGACATCATCAACTCGCCACTTGTACTGGCTTCGCCCACGGAAAAAACCGCTTCCGATCTGGCCGGCGACACCACCTACAGCACCTATCTGACCACCAAGGCTGCGAACATGAACGCCAGCCTGGTGGTGAACGCCAACGACGGTTTTGTCAGCGTCATCAACTCGGCCAACGGTACCCGGCGCTATGCCTACATGCCGTCCAGCGTATTGCCCTCGTTGCGTCTGATTGCCGATCCGAACTACGTCAACGGCGTCAGCCACAAGTTTCTGGTGGATGGTCAGCTCGGTGTATTCGATGCCCAATTCGGCACGGTCTGGAAAACCCTGGCCATAGGCGGTACGGGTGCCGGTGGCAAGACTTTCTACGGGCTTCAGCTGTTCGACGCCTCGGCGGGCAACGTGATCCGCGCCTTGTGGGAGGTCAGCGCGCCGGCAGCCGCCAGCACTTCCAACGCTTTCAATGATCTGGGTTACGCCTATGCCCGTCCGGAAGTGGCACGCTTGGCCGATGGTCGCTGGGCGGCGTTCATTGCCAACGGTTACGGCAGCAACTCCGGGGTGGCGGCGCTGTATGTGCTGGATGTTCGCGATGGTTCGCTGATCAGGAAAATCGTCATCGACAGTACGGAAACCAACAATGGCTTGTCCTCGGTGAAGCTGCGGGTCAATTCGCAGAACGTGGTGCAAGCCGCGTATGGCGGTGACTTGAAGGGACGGTTGTGGAAGTTCGACCTGAGCGCCACTGCTTCCGACAGTTGGGGCGTGGCGTTTTCCGGCAAGCCGCTGTTCACCACGGCCGGCGGGGCAACTCAGCCGATCACCGCGCAGCCGTTGCTGGCGGACAACGCTCTGGGCGGCAAACAGATTTTCGTCGGCACCGGTAAATTCAACGAAACCGCCGACAAGACCAACAAGGATTTGCAGGCGTTCTATTCGGTGTGGGATGCCGATGGCGGATCGGGCCAGATCACGGTCAGCAGTTTGCAGGCTCAGGCGATTACCGGCGTGTTCTCCGGCAGTTCCGGGCAGTTTGTCACTACCAGCCAGAACGACACGACTTATCCGGCGGAGAAGGGCTGGTACCTGCCACTGGTGTACAACAACGCATTGACCGGCGAACGGGTGATCAATCAGGCCAGTCTGGTGCTTGGGCGTATTGTGTTCACCACGGCCAGTGTCGATACCAATGACCCGTGTTCCAGTTTCGGTACCGGCAAACTGATCGAACTCGATGCGTTCAGCGGTAAGATGCTCAACTACGCCGTGCTCGACACCAACGCCGATGGCGTGGTCGACAGCAACGACACGATCTCCAGTGGCGTGGTGTTCACCGGCGGTATCCCGACCCTGAACGCCATCGTCAACGGTGCAACACGCAAGATCGAGACCGACTCCAGTGGCGGCATCACCACCCTGGTGGAAAAGGGCGGCGGCGGCAGCCGTCGCATAATGTGGCGACAAATACAGTAA